One region of Edaphobacter bradus genomic DNA includes:
- a CDS encoding tetratricopeptide repeat protein has product MKKPRTLLVLSVLALVSASVGISPVTGRRQTQGETIELQATANSSSLDQQIAQELALIHDSEHQGLEPLMMGRLWAKLASDYQDESALGRAEDAYNHALPLLEPSSSERVDYAVVLDNLGSLYGMMGNYDASERCCKRALAIREKLGDPLEIARGKVHLAGLHVAMHKYKGARREALEAYNEMVALKNPDTDDIVATLFTLTYATCTRGGCSDSLEYARKAWSLARGAFPADSLQVGLAHMALGYAEWKAEIKDGPDEEMRKGIEIVKARAPQNNAYLLNVLEQYRVYLEAVHREPEAKQVAVEEAQLKKQSGKCANCTVSVYGLDHGP; this is encoded by the coding sequence ATGAAGAAACCGCGTACGTTGTTGGTTCTCTCAGTGCTCGCACTAGTTAGCGCGTCAGTTGGTATTTCGCCAGTCACCGGACGACGTCAGACACAAGGCGAAACTATTGAGCTTCAGGCGACTGCCAATTCCAGTTCGCTTGATCAGCAGATTGCTCAGGAACTCGCCTTGATTCACGACAGTGAGCATCAAGGGCTCGAGCCGCTGATGATGGGAAGGTTATGGGCGAAGCTTGCGTCGGACTACCAAGATGAGTCCGCACTCGGGCGGGCCGAGGATGCTTACAACCATGCCCTTCCACTGCTTGAGCCTTCATCGTCAGAGAGAGTGGATTACGCAGTTGTGCTCGACAACCTGGGATCGCTGTACGGCATGATGGGCAATTATGACGCCTCTGAACGGTGCTGCAAGCGCGCGCTTGCGATTCGCGAGAAGCTCGGCGACCCACTTGAGATTGCGCGCGGTAAGGTACATCTGGCCGGACTGCATGTTGCGATGCATAAGTACAAAGGCGCACGGCGGGAGGCGCTGGAGGCTTACAACGAGATGGTGGCACTGAAGAATCCCGACACCGACGACATCGTTGCGACGCTATTTACACTGACCTATGCGACGTGCACGCGAGGCGGCTGCAGTGATTCGCTTGAGTACGCGCGAAAGGCGTGGTCGCTCGCCAGGGGCGCGTTCCCGGCCGACTCGTTGCAGGTAGGATTGGCGCACATGGCGCTTGGGTACGCGGAGTGGAAGGCGGAGATCAAGGATGGTCCGGATGAGGAAATGCGGAAGGGCATCGAGATCGTGAAGGCACGGGCACCGCAGAATAACGCCTATCTTCTCAACGTGCTGGAACAGTACAGGGTGTATCTGGAGGCGGTGCATCGTGAGCCCGAGGCGAAGCAAGTGGCTGTGGAAGAGGCTCAGTTGAAGAAACAGAGTGGTAAATGCGCTAATTGCACGGTAAGCGTGTATGGCCTCGATCACGGGCCCTGA
- a CDS encoding helix-turn-helix domain-containing protein — protein sequence MTLAADELRRSSASVSVVAEAAGYQSDAAFQRAFKQRMGVTPARWCRDCK from the coding sequence ATGACTCTGGCTGCTGATGAGCTACGAAGATCGTCTGCCTCGGTCAGTGTTGTAGCAGAGGCAGCAGGCTATCAGTCCGACGCCGCATTCCAGCGTGCCTTCAAACAACGCATGGGAGTGACCCCCGCACGCTGGTGTCGCGATTGCAAATGA
- a CDS encoding DoxX family protein codes for MSLLNSWFVGNSEVGFHRPVSCRQIAFSKLTHYPPDWLARNTAVFEQQSLHIGVAGAHLFVEARLDELKYVGQLLLILGSAASPNSDGIARVALESPSPPIPPGGWVVIDNGRSLRIPDVAKTLRPPWLPPDYFRIELSWAKFAGLAALLVPMVPARLKEWAYAGFAIKLVSALIAPAPNALVRSNELLMRSRLLVTNRRVMNLPHDLFDRPLATIADGT; via the coding sequence TTGTCTTTACTTAACTCCTGGTTTGTCGGCAACTCGGAAGTTGGGTTCCATCGACCAGTCAGTTGTCGGCAAATCGCCTTCTCCAAACTGACCCATTACCCGCCAGACTGGTTAGCCCGCAACACCGCAGTTTTCGAGCAGCAATCGTTACATATTGGTGTGGCCGGCGCGCATCTCTTCGTTGAGGCTCGGCTTGATGAACTGAAGTACGTCGGCCAACTCCTGCTCATATTGGGCTCGGCGGCTTCGCCGAACTCTGACGGTATCGCCCGTGTAGCGCTCGAAAGTCCGAGTCCCCCAATCCCGCCCGGAGGATGGGTCGTAATAGATAACGGACGATCGCTGCGGATCCCCGATGTGGCCAAGACCCTTCGTCCACCTTGGCTTCCCCCCGACTATTTCCGCATCGAGCTTTCGTGGGCAAAGTTCGCGGGCCTGGCCGCACTGCTCGTCCCAATGGTCCCCGCGCGGCTCAAGGAGTGGGCCTACGCGGGCTTCGCCATCAAGCTCGTCTCAGCGCTCATCGCGCCGGCTCCAAACGCGCTTGTCAGAAGCAACGAATTGCTCATGAGAAGTCGGCTTCTCGTTACTAATCGACGAGTCATGAATCTTCCGCACGACCTTTTCGACCGTCCCCTCGCGACTATAGCGGACGGGACTTAG
- a CDS encoding SDR family NAD(P)-dependent oxidoreductase, producing MPALQGKIAVITGGSTGIGLATAKRFVKEGAYVFITGRRQAELDKAVAEIGSNVTAVQGDVSNLDDLDRLYEEVATKKGKLDVLFANAGIAEPKPTAAVSPEDYDKTFDINARGVFFAVQKALPLMKEGGSIILTGSGLWQKGVPIYPTYAATKAALRSFVRTWTADLAGKGIRANVINPGPVETPILKGQFGENTEAMKERFKTMVPMGRIGKPEEIASAAVFLASDESSYITGIDLPVDGGLAAV from the coding sequence ATGCCCGCGTTACAAGGAAAAATTGCCGTCATCACCGGGGGCAGCACCGGTATCGGACTTGCTACCGCCAAGCGCTTCGTGAAAGAAGGAGCCTACGTCTTCATTACGGGCCGCCGACAGGCGGAACTGGACAAGGCCGTTGCCGAAATCGGCAGCAATGTGACTGCCGTCCAGGGGGACGTTTCCAATCTCGACGACCTGGACCGGCTGTACGAGGAAGTAGCTACAAAGAAAGGCAAGCTCGATGTGCTGTTTGCGAATGCGGGCATCGCGGAGCCGAAACCGACAGCAGCCGTGAGCCCGGAAGACTACGACAAGACTTTCGACATCAACGCGCGCGGAGTTTTCTTTGCGGTGCAAAAGGCCTTGCCCCTGATGAAAGAGGGCGGATCGATCATTCTGACCGGCTCCGGGCTCTGGCAGAAAGGTGTTCCGATCTATCCGACTTACGCAGCTACGAAGGCGGCTCTGCGGTCGTTTGTGCGCACCTGGACGGCGGACTTGGCAGGCAAAGGAATCCGCGCCAATGTGATCAACCCTGGCCCCGTCGAGACACCTATTCTCAAAGGTCAATTTGGCGAGAACACGGAAGCGATGAAGGAACGGTTCAAGACGATGGTTCCGATGGGGCGCATCGGGAAGCCTGAGGAGATTGCTTCGGCAGCGGTGTTCCTGGCTTCGGACGAGAGCAGCTACATCACTGGAATCGATTTGCCGGTCGATGGCGGCCTAGCGGCCGTGTGA
- a CDS encoding TetR/AcrR family transcriptional regulator: MNTSTAVEVRMGRPREFDEDAALEAAMRVFWEKSYEGATMADLTEAMGINRSSMYAAFGDKESLFRRVMERYREGRLAHRRQALAQPSLREVVAGLILGTAEFLSIPGNPRGCLMIQGALACSTDTEPVKQTMIEWRKSGEAALKVRLQQAQSEGELPREIQPADFARYLSSVMAGLGIQAANGATRAELRRVAEIALRCIETDLRGSAGG; this comes from the coding sequence ATGAACACTTCAACGGCAGTGGAAGTAAGGATGGGGCGGCCTCGCGAGTTTGATGAAGACGCCGCCCTTGAAGCTGCGATGCGGGTCTTCTGGGAGAAGAGCTACGAAGGCGCGACCATGGCCGACCTGACCGAAGCCATGGGAATCAACCGTTCCAGCATGTACGCCGCTTTTGGCGACAAGGAATCACTCTTTCGCAGGGTCATGGAGCGCTACCGGGAGGGACGGTTGGCTCATCGCAGGCAAGCTCTCGCTCAGCCGTCGCTGCGGGAAGTCGTAGCGGGGCTGATCCTGGGAACCGCGGAGTTCCTCTCGATCCCCGGCAATCCTCGCGGATGTCTTATGATCCAGGGGGCACTGGCATGCAGCACAGATACGGAACCTGTAAAGCAGACGATGATCGAGTGGAGAAAAAGCGGTGAAGCCGCGTTGAAGGTGCGTCTGCAACAGGCGCAGTCTGAGGGCGAGCTCCCTCGAGAGATCCAGCCCGCAGACTTTGCCCGCTACCTCTCATCGGTAATGGCGGGCCTTGGCATTCAAGCTGCCAACGGGGCAACAAGGGCAGAGTTGCGGCGTGTGGCTGAAATCGCCTTGCGCTGTATTGAAACCGATCTTCGGGGTTCTGCAGGTGGCTAG